TATTCGTTCTTTCCACAGTCCTCAGAATTTTGCTCTTCTACGGCGCATTGCTCTCAATGCCCTTAACCGAGAACAGACTTACAAACGTAGTCTCAGGCAAAAGAGTAAACGAGCCGCTATGGATGATGATTATATGATTCAAGTTCTCAGTTCTTGTTTTCTTGACCCTACCTTAGATTCTTCTGATTCCTTGTGTCAAGCCTGATTAAGATGCTCTTACCCTGCAATTCTTTTAAGGACAATATTTTATGAAACTTACTTACGATCCTAGATACAACGTGGCTTATATCTACCTACAAGAAAAAACAGTGCAGGTAGAAACCATGCAAAAAAAGGCGATCGCTTCCGGATCGCCTAAGTTTCAACAACCAACGTTTAATTCAGTTTTAGATCGCTTTAGTGCTTGTGATTGCTTAGCCACTTAGCAGCCACAATACCAAAGACGGCTGCAACCATTGGATTGCTCAAAAACTTGACAACCGCAGGCTGATCTGCTAACACTTCTTGGAAGATATCCGGGTGGCTGTGATAGGTAAAGGAAGCCAGTTTGCTGACATCATCAGCACTCATGTGCTTAGGGTTATGGGTAGAAAGTCCCAACTGTTGCTCAAGTTGGCGATCGCTTAATCCCCTTTGCTTCAAATGCTTGAAGAATTCCTTGGCTACATCATCGCGTTCGTTTGGTTTAATTTGCGCGATCGCTTTTTGCAATTCCGGTTCCATCTGCGCTGGCGGAATGCTGTTTGGATGCAGGGAACGTCCGAACAATTGACGACGCTCATCTCTGGAGGAACGTTGAGCAAAATCATCAAAACTTTGGTAATCCTTTGTCGGATCGCTAGGAGCATCTTCCAGAGATTCGCTGTTACCCCCAGCTAAATCGTTCATTATTTGATGCTTATATTGTTCGCTGCTGCTCATTTTTGTTATCTCCTGGTTCAATCACGAAAAAACTTATTAAATTTTGAGTTGAGACGCGGTTTAGAGCGTCTATAAGGATGGTTTTTGATGTCCTGTTGGACTATGCGCCTTGATACTGAATCTGCTTTGACTGAACGTCATACTTCGCAGT
This is a stretch of genomic DNA from Microcoleus sp. FACHB-831. It encodes these proteins:
- a CDS encoding transposase, whose amino-acid sequence is IRSFHSPQNFALLRRIALNALNREQTYKRSLRQKSKRAAMDDDYMIQVLSSCFLDPTLDSSDSLCQA